A window from Pseudomonas campi encodes these proteins:
- a CDS encoding glycosyltransferase, with translation MQGLSPKKLYLRLYWGLRWRAKKYLSRPVRNFIRRIERVRGWGYRAVLDAYETQGIEGALGLVKALRKAPLQAKAYQVLARRELSRDVLSAATLARESLRLDSSPDNRRRNCMTLWDAGSIREAGVLLEGLLEGELSLPEQEKALQILGAQRLYNCLPDIPVAALPGDYIADPHCVLYVASSSRPYHTTGYTTRTHHLLESLKAQGWAVHCVTRPGYPADRPDSRNLDAAALNFIDDVPYERLPGQHRREVRYDQYLLQAAAVLEQTARRLRPAVIHAASNYEAALPALIAARRLGLPFCYEVRGLWEYTAASKKAGWEQTERFALDRMLETHTASHADKVFTLTRALAAELVRRGVDGERIELLPNAVNLEFFKPLEPDRALAQQLGLGPDTFVCGYVGSVVKYEGLDDLIAALPALLRRVPDSRLLVVGDGDELAHLREQAKRLGVSAHVCFTGRIAHADVTRYFSLLSAIALPRKPYTVCKLVSPLKPFEAMAMRVPLVVSDVDALGEIFEQGETALLHKAGDAVSLAEAMIRLAESPALRQRLADNAFAQVSRRSQWNQVIRPLGDFYAACDVQSSTRPVDKPAIRVLSVGSLPPEWGGATSGGVASIHKVVLEQWLVERGDSAIELVGVLPNNWSGQAGPELPPGLRLFTPPSSSAEERDWYCSLLRHERIDCVLFFHISHRWAYWHAQLCAAVPAVGAIHSWNALTMQSDQGLAARTREKLRQALPRFTELIVPSSYCAAEGEALGFHYKRIPTVVPNAISREFFDRPLHVESTGARIVFVGSLIALKRADLLIDAATSLGVQLVIIGEGEARAELERLAKVSVASNSIHFLGQCTPARIADELSRSSLLCVPSTSESFGIVYLEALACGVPVVGFAPTLREIQAELGTPIGVGVDGDAGLLELIEALRTVLRMPYEPQRLRDAVARHYGSQRAAVSYRQAVERAVMGR, from the coding sequence CAGGTGTTGGCCAGAAGAGAATTGTCCCGTGACGTACTCAGTGCGGCGACGCTGGCAAGGGAATCCCTGCGGCTGGACTCCTCGCCGGATAACCGGCGGCGCAACTGCATGACGCTCTGGGACGCCGGCTCCATCCGCGAGGCGGGCGTTCTGCTAGAGGGGCTGCTAGAGGGGGAGTTGAGCCTGCCGGAGCAGGAAAAGGCCCTGCAGATCCTTGGGGCCCAGCGCCTGTACAACTGCCTGCCGGACATACCTGTGGCTGCCTTGCCTGGTGATTATATTGCCGACCCGCATTGTGTCCTCTATGTAGCCTCCAGCTCCAGGCCTTACCACACTACCGGCTACACCACCCGCACTCACCACTTGCTTGAGTCGCTCAAGGCGCAGGGCTGGGCCGTACACTGCGTGACGCGCCCTGGCTATCCGGCTGATCGCCCGGACTCGCGCAACCTGGATGCTGCCGCGCTCAACTTCATTGACGATGTGCCCTACGAACGCCTGCCTGGGCAGCATCGGCGCGAGGTACGTTACGACCAGTACCTGCTCCAGGCTGCGGCAGTTTTGGAACAGACAGCCCGCCGCCTGCGCCCGGCGGTGATTCACGCAGCCTCCAACTATGAGGCAGCCTTGCCTGCGTTGATCGCGGCTCGGCGCCTTGGTTTGCCATTCTGCTACGAGGTGCGCGGGCTTTGGGAGTACACCGCGGCCTCGAAGAAGGCGGGCTGGGAGCAGACCGAGCGTTTCGCCCTGGATCGTATGCTGGAAACTCATACTGCCAGCCATGCCGACAAGGTCTTTACCCTGACTCGGGCGCTGGCGGCCGAACTGGTACGCCGGGGCGTGGACGGGGAGCGCATTGAGCTGTTGCCCAATGCGGTCAACCTCGAGTTCTTCAAGCCCCTGGAGCCAGACCGGGCATTGGCCCAGCAGCTCGGGCTAGGACCGGACACCTTCGTCTGTGGCTACGTCGGCTCGGTGGTCAAGTACGAGGGCCTGGACGACCTGATCGCGGCGCTGCCGGCGCTGCTCCGACGTGTGCCCGACAGTCGGCTGCTGGTGGTGGGTGATGGCGATGAACTGGCCCACCTGCGCGAGCAGGCCAAGCGCCTGGGCGTATCCGCCCATGTGTGCTTCACCGGGCGGATCGCCCATGCCGACGTCACGCGCTACTTCTCTTTGCTCAGCGCCATCGCCCTGCCGCGCAAGCCCTACACCGTGTGCAAGCTGGTGTCCCCGCTCAAGCCTTTCGAGGCCATGGCCATGCGCGTGCCGCTGGTGGTTTCCGATGTGGATGCCTTGGGCGAGATCTTCGAACAGGGGGAGACCGCGCTGCTGCACAAGGCCGGCGATGCCGTCTCTCTTGCCGAGGCTATGATCCGCCTGGCCGAGAGCCCGGCTCTGCGCCAGCGCCTGGCCGATAACGCCTTTGCCCAGGTCAGCCGACGTAGCCAGTGGAACCAGGTGATTCGGCCTCTCGGTGATTTTTATGCCGCCTGCGATGTGCAGTCGAGCACCCGGCCTGTCGACAAGCCGGCTATTCGCGTTTTGTCGGTCGGCTCCCTGCCTCCCGAATGGGGCGGCGCTACCAGCGGTGGCGTGGCCAGCATCCATAAGGTGGTGCTGGAGCAGTGGCTGGTCGAACGGGGCGATAGCGCCATCGAACTGGTGGGTGTGCTGCCCAACAACTGGTCGGGCCAGGCCGGCCCCGAACTGCCGCCTGGCCTGCGGCTATTCACACCGCCCTCGAGTTCGGCCGAGGAGCGCGACTGGTACTGCAGCCTGCTGCGGCATGAGAGGATTGACTGCGTACTGTTCTTCCATATCTCCCACCGCTGGGCCTATTGGCATGCGCAGCTGTGCGCAGCTGTGCCGGCGGTCGGGGCCATCCATTCTTGGAATGCCCTGACCATGCAGTCCGATCAAGGTCTGGCAGCACGGACGCGGGAAAAGCTCCGGCAGGCGCTGCCGCGATTTACCGAGCTTATCGTCCCAAGTTCTTACTGCGCGGCTGAAGGCGAGGCTCTGGGCTTTCACTACAAGAGGATTCCGACTGTAGTGCCCAACGCTATCAGCCGCGAGTTCTTCGATAGACCATTGCATGTGGAGAGCACCGGCGCCCGTATCGTCTTCGTGGGCTCGCTGATCGCGCTAAAGCGCGCCGACCTGCTGATCGACGCTGCGACCTCACTGGGCGTTCAACTGGTGATTATTGGTGAGGGCGAGGCGCGCGCCGAGCTAGAGCGACTGGCCAAGGTCAGCGTCGCATCCAATTCCATTCACTTCTTGGGGCAATGCACGCCGGCCCGCATCGCTGATGAGCTGTCTCGTTCCTCGCTGCTTTGCGTGCCGAGTACTAGCGAGTCTTTTGGCATCGTCTATCTGGAAGCGTTGGCCTGTGGAGTTCCGGTAGTGGGTTTCGCCCCTACCCTGAGAGAAATCCAGGCCGAGCTGGGTACGCCCATCGGTGTTGGCGTGGACGGCGATGCCGGGCTGCTTGAGCTGATCGAGGCTCTGCGCACGGTATTGCGAATGCCTTATGAGCCGCAACGCCTGCGCGATGCAGTGGCTCGACACTATGGCTCGCAGCGAGCGGCAGTCAGCTATCGGCAGGCTGTCGAGCGCGCAGTGATGGGGCGATGA
- a CDS encoding heparinase II/III domain-containing protein, whose product MMQGYELLTSIAPNNLRLRAREMLEMGWSRRDYPMIRLEQEIPWALRDSAQRSWNFYIHCWDMLDVLLASYSAEQQPELLTLCVRTALDWSTRYGDGASAKEDTPFAWYDMAVGMRAYRLAYLLDAAREIGILSAQEDELLWQALQAHQAYLADDDNIAFHNNHGYYQVAGQLAMGRRFSAQSPLMAQAHAQGEERLRVMLEQQFAADGVHREHSPDYHRMVYDTLSGLIGSGLVEDSALVELSERVEQALAWFVLPNRRLVNFGDSDYRDVARTAKQADQKWRTQGMRWQTSAGAIGKNPGVGLKRFEQGGYFVYRQPAAEFTEQAAYLAQTAAFHSRTHKHADDLSFFWYDRGSEVLVDAGRYGYLGKTEQNSELWLDGHWYSDPKRVYCESTRAHNCLEFDGKNYPRKGIKPYGVALGRSLELPCGLVAMETECRHFKGNRHARLLLLMPGQWLIVFDWFHDNQNKPHDVRQWFHLAEDWQLEAQKDGYQAVSDKTGQRLQIAALLPGCAASRAYRGESEPLMQGWWSPAERQLLPNSAFCYEQAAAVSGSFATLFSFAEGIAVDTARSRVKASGRQIQLRWQDQHGTHRLEVGRPADGELGVKYSKQSDAGGDSSPVGPRRSKAVATRFRRIQSRFLSMFKV is encoded by the coding sequence ATGATGCAGGGATATGAGCTACTGACCAGCATCGCCCCGAATAATTTGCGTTTGCGGGCGCGGGAAATGCTGGAAATGGGATGGTCGCGTCGAGACTATCCCATGATCAGGCTTGAGCAGGAGATTCCCTGGGCTTTGCGCGATAGCGCGCAGCGATCCTGGAATTTCTATATCCATTGCTGGGACATGCTTGATGTTCTGCTGGCCAGCTATTCGGCAGAGCAGCAGCCGGAGTTACTTACTCTCTGTGTGCGAACCGCCTTGGACTGGTCTACCCGTTACGGTGACGGCGCTAGTGCCAAAGAGGATACGCCGTTTGCCTGGTATGACATGGCGGTAGGGATGCGTGCATACCGCCTGGCTTACCTGCTCGATGCCGCACGGGAGATAGGGATACTGTCGGCGCAGGAGGATGAGCTGCTTTGGCAGGCCTTACAGGCTCATCAGGCCTATCTGGCTGACGACGACAATATTGCCTTCCACAACAACCACGGCTATTACCAAGTGGCAGGGCAACTGGCCATGGGGCGGCGCTTCAGCGCTCAGTCGCCGCTGATGGCCCAGGCTCATGCTCAGGGCGAGGAGCGCCTACGCGTCATGCTCGAGCAGCAGTTCGCCGCCGACGGGGTGCATCGGGAGCATTCGCCGGACTATCACCGCATGGTCTATGACACCCTCAGCGGCTTGATCGGCAGCGGCCTAGTGGAAGACTCCGCATTGGTCGAGTTGTCCGAGCGAGTGGAGCAGGCTCTGGCCTGGTTCGTGCTGCCCAATCGGCGTTTGGTTAACTTCGGTGACTCGGATTACCGTGACGTCGCTCGGACTGCAAAGCAGGCCGATCAAAAGTGGCGTACGCAGGGAATGCGCTGGCAGACTTCTGCCGGAGCGATTGGGAAGAACCCTGGCGTAGGGCTCAAACGCTTCGAGCAGGGTGGCTACTTCGTCTACCGGCAGCCTGCGGCTGAGTTCACGGAGCAGGCCGCCTATCTGGCGCAGACGGCGGCCTTTCATTCGCGTACCCACAAGCATGCCGACGATCTGTCGTTCTTTTGGTATGACCGTGGCAGCGAGGTGCTGGTCGATGCAGGGCGCTACGGTTATTTGGGTAAAACCGAGCAGAACTCAGAGCTGTGGCTCGATGGCCACTGGTACTCAGACCCCAAGCGGGTCTACTGCGAGTCTACGCGAGCGCACAACTGCCTGGAGTTCGATGGCAAAAACTATCCGCGCAAGGGCATCAAACCCTATGGTGTGGCTTTGGGGCGCAGCCTGGAGCTCCCCTGTGGATTGGTGGCGATGGAGACCGAGTGTCGCCATTTCAAGGGCAATCGCCATGCACGTTTGCTGCTATTGATGCCCGGGCAGTGGCTGATAGTGTTTGACTGGTTTCATGACAATCAGAACAAGCCGCATGATGTTCGACAGTGGTTCCACCTGGCCGAGGACTGGCAACTCGAAGCGCAGAAGGATGGCTATCAGGCGGTGTCCGATAAGACCGGACAGCGTTTGCAGATAGCTGCCTTGCTGCCTGGTTGTGCCGCCTCCAGAGCTTATCGAGGGGAAAGCGAGCCTCTCATGCAGGGTTGGTGGTCGCCTGCTGAGCGACAACTGTTGCCCAACTCCGCCTTCTGCTATGAGCAGGCTGCGGCGGTCTCGGGAAGCTTCGCCACCTTGTTCAGCTTCGCCGAAGGGATAGCGGTTGATACTGCGCGCTCGCGCGTCAAGGCGTCCGGCCGACAAATACAACTGCGCTGGCAAGACCAGCATGGAACGCATCGCCTGGAGGTCGGTAGGCCGGCTGATGGCGAGCTGGGGGTGAAGTATTCGAAGCAGAGCGACGCGGGAGGCGACTCCAGCCCTGTCGGGCCTCGACGATCAAAGGCGGTTGCCACAAGGTTTCGCCGTATACAATCGCGCTTTTTGTCTATGTTTAAGGTCTGA
- a CDS encoding glycosyltransferase family 4 protein — translation MIVWNEFRNDARVLKEAESLTAAGHRVIVHALHAPGITQEREVVSTGVEVVRVARSPFWRLRRPAASGGAVAPADGGRIGRMGPVAQALRIAARAWTHLALLWHMVRLRADVVHAHDVNTLPTAWLAARLSGARLVYDAHEISTSREGYSSFRKLVAIVEKALMPSADGTITTTEARAKFFARAYGIARPLVLQNRPREQAPQVSNRIRQELGLSESWPIVLYQGGVQQGRGLERLARVAAQVPDAYFVFIGGGRLDTSLRQIAQELQIEDRVRFIPTVALAELPTYTASADIGVQPIENTCLNHYTTDSNKLFEYVQAGLPVIASDLPEIRRIVRQHDLGLLVPEGDNEALADALRCMVGEAQLRAHHAGCARAAAPALSWEMQEHLLVELYRRILGQSKPSAS, via the coding sequence ATGATTGTCTGGAACGAGTTTCGCAATGACGCCCGTGTGCTCAAGGAGGCAGAAAGTCTGACCGCTGCCGGGCACCGCGTTATCGTCCATGCGCTGCATGCGCCTGGCATCACGCAGGAGCGCGAAGTGGTTTCCACGGGCGTTGAGGTGGTGCGCGTGGCCCGCAGTCCGTTTTGGCGCCTGCGTCGCCCAGCGGCTTCGGGGGGAGCTGTAGCACCGGCCGATGGCGGGCGGATTGGCCGCATGGGGCCTGTCGCGCAGGCGCTGCGCATTGCCGCACGCGCCTGGACCCATCTGGCTTTACTCTGGCACATGGTGCGCCTGCGTGCCGACGTGGTGCACGCGCACGATGTGAACACCCTGCCCACGGCCTGGTTGGCGGCGCGCCTGTCGGGCGCGCGGCTGGTCTACGATGCCCATGAAATCAGCACCAGCCGCGAGGGTTACTCCAGCTTTCGCAAGCTGGTTGCCATAGTCGAAAAGGCCCTGATGCCGAGTGCCGATGGCACTATCACCACCACCGAGGCGCGAGCCAAGTTCTTCGCCCGAGCCTATGGCATTGCCCGCCCTCTGGTATTGCAGAACCGGCCGCGTGAGCAGGCTCCTCAGGTCTCCAATCGTATTCGTCAGGAGCTTGGTCTGAGTGAGTCCTGGCCCATCGTGCTGTATCAGGGTGGAGTGCAGCAGGGACGCGGTCTTGAGCGCCTGGCACGCGTTGCTGCTCAGGTGCCAGATGCCTACTTCGTGTTCATCGGCGGCGGCCGCCTGGATACCAGTCTGCGGCAGATCGCCCAAGAGCTGCAGATCGAGGATCGGGTGCGCTTCATCCCGACTGTCGCGCTGGCTGAGCTGCCGACCTATACCGCTTCGGCTGATATCGGTGTACAGCCTATAGAGAACACCTGCCTGAACCATTACACCACCGACTCCAACAAGCTGTTCGAGTACGTACAGGCAGGCCTGCCGGTGATTGCCTCGGATCTGCCGGAGATTCGCCGCATCGTGCGCCAGCATGACCTCGGCCTGCTGGTGCCTGAGGGCGACAACGAGGCTCTGGCTGATGCTTTGCGCTGTATGGTCGGCGAGGCCCAGTTGCGGGCACATCATGCGGGTTGCGCTCGTGCGGCCGCGCCTGCCTTGAGCTGGGAAATGCAGGAGCACCTGCTGGTTGAGCTGTACCGCCGAATTCTCGGTCAATCGAAACCTTCTGCCAGCTAA
- a CDS encoding acyltransferase family protein, translating to MTTLAHDARINYRPDIDGLRAIAVLAVVLFHIDANLIQGGFAGVDIFFVISGFLITGNIIKDAGSAQGFSWTEFYRRRALRILPVLFVVLLATLLVGHFILLPEDLSSLSYSSLAAVFSAANVYFTYFLDTSYFADDSNLQPLLHLWSLGVEEQFYLFWPVILLALLTRFTRRWLLSATLLLMLASFVLAQVLIPKAPMFAYYMLPARAGELMVGALLAIWLSRGHAVIGNWARVLLGLVGAGLIVASLGWITEDMGFPGVNALPSTLGAALLIWAGSGRRVGMSRLLSLRPLVLVGLISYSLYLWHWPVLAFYRYVYGIVEPLAGVLLFGLMLLLSLASYRWVEKPCRRLHWSFSQVMLRLVAINAAALSLFCGAILWSDGFGLYGLDAQYRADIKRLSPAPAAYSYPYVCQRPRLREAELQSKACIVNAEKEPAVLLWGDSNAAHYVGMLGAFAEASGFGFRNAAHSSCPPLLQGTAATQKPERLEQCLASIEVVRQHLGDYSTVILGAAWATHARKSDSFLKNLEATVDELVKQGKQVVIMASVPRFLAVNRKCSQKSLKLPMLVCSESGAEDPGVVPINARLSALAAGRTNVHFFDPREQLCPRGRCSAYLDGHLVYFDAGHLSMEGSWVVGRQIVREQGVPDFFSHLGNGVPALGAPSLEQALLERGKAVFKVPVKRWSSLMSNGQWHGNVQREQRAKGMRLADASAAAFSAYRYSFAADELQQLQQGIPIRLQLTMTSCTDAMPLLRLRARQGERQSQYDVMLDCASAQLAKRGESGTVEADVNVADGEVKVQAQYVLPGALDALEVSIYPSVGKELGRYDATSKGAVVVHDIAWAIEPNKD from the coding sequence ATGACGACTCTTGCTCACGACGCCAGAATCAATTACCGCCCGGATATCGACGGCCTGCGCGCCATTGCGGTGCTGGCTGTGGTGTTGTTCCACATCGATGCCAACCTGATACAGGGAGGCTTTGCCGGGGTCGATATCTTCTTCGTGATCTCGGGCTTCCTGATCACCGGCAACATCATCAAGGACGCCGGCTCGGCTCAGGGTTTTTCTTGGACTGAGTTCTATCGACGGCGTGCGCTGCGCATCCTGCCGGTGCTCTTTGTGGTGCTGCTGGCCACCCTGCTGGTGGGGCATTTCATTCTGTTGCCCGAGGACCTTAGTTCGTTGAGCTATTCGTCCCTGGCAGCGGTGTTTTCTGCCGCTAACGTCTATTTCACCTATTTCCTCGATACCAGCTATTTCGCCGATGACAGCAATTTGCAGCCTCTGCTGCATCTCTGGTCACTGGGGGTGGAGGAGCAGTTCTATCTGTTCTGGCCGGTCATTCTGCTCGCCCTGCTGACACGCTTTACCCGGCGCTGGCTGCTCTCGGCCACGCTGTTGCTGATGCTCGCCTCTTTCGTGCTGGCGCAGGTGTTGATCCCCAAGGCGCCGATGTTTGCCTATTACATGCTGCCGGCCCGAGCGGGCGAGCTGATGGTAGGGGCCTTGCTGGCGATCTGGCTGAGCCGTGGGCATGCCGTGATAGGTAACTGGGCCAGAGTGCTGCTCGGGCTGGTGGGTGCCGGCCTGATCGTCGCCAGCCTGGGGTGGATCACCGAGGACATGGGCTTCCCCGGGGTCAATGCTCTGCCGTCCACCCTGGGCGCAGCCCTGTTGATCTGGGCTGGCAGCGGCAGGCGCGTGGGCATGAGTCGGCTGCTGTCCTTGCGGCCGCTGGTGCTGGTCGGTCTGATTTCTTATTCGCTGTATCTGTGGCATTGGCCGGTACTGGCCTTCTATCGCTATGTCTACGGCATCGTCGAGCCGCTGGCCGGAGTGCTGCTGTTCGGCCTGATGCTGCTGCTATCGCTAGCGAGTTACCGCTGGGTTGAGAAGCCTTGTCGCCGGCTGCACTGGAGTTTCTCCCAAGTGATGCTGCGGCTGGTTGCGATCAACGCCGCAGCCTTGTCCCTGTTCTGCGGTGCCATCCTGTGGAGCGATGGTTTCGGTCTCTACGGCCTGGACGCGCAGTATCGGGCGGATATCAAGCGTCTGAGCCCCGCACCGGCCGCTTATTCCTATCCCTATGTTTGCCAGCGTCCCCGCCTGAGGGAGGCAGAGCTGCAGAGCAAGGCTTGCATCGTCAATGCCGAGAAGGAGCCCGCGGTGCTGCTGTGGGGTGATTCCAATGCCGCCCACTATGTCGGAATGCTGGGTGCCTTCGCCGAGGCGAGTGGCTTTGGTTTCCGTAATGCGGCGCACAGTAGCTGCCCACCTCTGCTGCAAGGGACGGCGGCCACGCAGAAGCCGGAACGGCTGGAACAATGCTTGGCCTCCATCGAGGTGGTCCGTCAGCATCTTGGTGATTACTCCACCGTGATCCTGGGTGCGGCCTGGGCCACTCATGCGCGCAAAAGTGACAGTTTCCTCAAGAATCTGGAGGCGACGGTCGATGAGTTAGTCAAGCAGGGCAAGCAGGTGGTGATCATGGCCAGTGTGCCGAGATTCCTAGCGGTCAATCGCAAGTGTTCGCAGAAGTCCTTGAAGCTGCCAATGCTGGTGTGCAGCGAGAGCGGCGCCGAGGATCCCGGTGTGGTGCCAATTAATGCCCGGCTGTCGGCGCTGGCGGCAGGGCGGACCAATGTGCATTTCTTCGATCCGCGGGAACAGCTGTGCCCAAGAGGACGGTGCAGCGCCTATCTCGACGGGCATCTCGTGTATTTCGATGCCGGCCATCTGAGTATGGAAGGTTCTTGGGTCGTAGGCCGGCAGATCGTGCGAGAGCAAGGCGTGCCAGATTTCTTTTCCCACCTTGGTAACGGCGTACCAGCGCTGGGAGCGCCGTCCTTAGAGCAGGCATTGCTTGAGCGTGGCAAGGCAGTCTTCAAAGTTCCGGTAAAGCGCTGGAGCTCACTCATGTCCAATGGGCAATGGCATGGCAATGTCCAGCGCGAGCAGCGTGCCAAGGGTATGCGCCTGGCCGATGCCAGCGCGGCGGCCTTTTCGGCCTATCGCTACAGTTTTGCGGCGGATGAGCTGCAGCAGCTGCAGCAAGGGATTCCGATCCGCTTGCAGCTGACCATGACCTCCTGCACGGATGCGATGCCACTGTTGCGCCTGCGGGCTCGGCAGGGTGAGCGGCAGAGCCAATACGATGTGATGCTGGACTGCGCCTCGGCCCAGTTGGCTAAGCGCGGGGAGAGCGGCACCGTCGAGGCTGATGTGAATGTCGCCGATGGCGAGGTGAAGGTGCAGGCCCAGTATGTATTGCCGGGTGCGCTGGATGCCTTGGAGGTGTCTATTTATCCATCGGTGGGGAAGGAGTTGGGGCGCTACGATGCCACCTCAAAGGGAGCAGTCGTTGTCCATGATATCGCGTGGGCCATTGAGCCCAATAAGGACTGA
- a CDS encoding glycosyltransferase family 4 protein, whose translation MGGLNLMSRRILLLTFFYPPDLSAGSFRASALVRALQQAGTDVQIEVLTTQPNRYADHSFETVSVEESPGLYVRRIHLPQMRRGFIGQAVSFWRYVRKVQRLTADNQYDLVVATSSRLMTAVLGAWVAYRKRARLYLDIRDIFVENLKVLFPALLAIPLGWVFGALERWAVGRAQRVNLVSQGFLGYFQLRYPSRRFSVFSNGVDEAFETFAVAEALSSRSTGEPLKVLYAGNLGDGQGMHLILPALARQLEGRVRFRVVGAGGRLTALRDALQGSGLDNVELLAPVAREQLLELYREADVLFLHLNDFPAFKRVLPSKLFEYAATGKPIWAGVAGYAADFIAREVHNAEVFAPCEVEGAVAALERLSLKVAPREDFVRCFSRRKIMQDMAHDVLGCMSGESSVPEDSMKENT comes from the coding sequence ATGGGTGGGCTGAATCTGATGTCTAGACGAATACTGCTGCTGACCTTCTTCTATCCGCCCGATTTGTCTGCAGGATCCTTCAGGGCTTCGGCGCTGGTAAGGGCGCTGCAGCAGGCCGGAACCGATGTGCAGATCGAAGTGCTGACGACGCAGCCCAATCGTTACGCCGACCACAGTTTCGAGACCGTCTCCGTGGAGGAGTCCCCTGGGTTGTACGTGCGTCGCATCCACCTGCCGCAGATGCGCAGAGGTTTCATCGGGCAGGCGGTGTCTTTCTGGCGTTATGTGCGCAAGGTTCAGCGTCTTACCGCCGACAATCAATATGATCTGGTGGTGGCTACCTCCTCACGCCTGATGACCGCTGTGCTGGGTGCTTGGGTTGCCTATCGCAAGCGTGCGCGACTCTATCTGGATATCAGGGATATCTTCGTCGAGAACCTCAAGGTTCTCTTCCCGGCTCTGCTAGCCATACCTCTGGGCTGGGTATTCGGTGCGCTTGAGCGCTGGGCTGTGGGGCGCGCGCAGCGAGTCAACCTGGTCTCGCAGGGCTTTCTCGGCTATTTCCAGCTGCGTTATCCCTCCAGGCGATTTTCCGTGTTTTCCAATGGTGTGGATGAGGCCTTCGAGACCTTTGCAGTTGCCGAGGCCTTGTCTTCACGCTCCACCGGCGAGCCGTTAAAGGTGCTGTATGCCGGTAATCTCGGGGATGGGCAGGGCATGCACCTGATCCTGCCGGCATTGGCGCGGCAGCTGGAGGGGCGAGTGCGTTTTCGGGTTGTGGGTGCGGGCGGGCGCCTCACTGCTTTGCGCGATGCTCTGCAGGGCAGCGGGCTGGATAATGTCGAGTTGCTTGCACCGGTCGCGCGGGAGCAGTTGCTGGAACTCTACCGGGAGGCCGATGTGCTCTTCCTGCACCTCAATGACTTCCCTGCCTTCAAGCGTGTCCTGCCGTCCAAGTTGTTCGAGTATGCCGCCACGGGCAAGCCCATCTGGGCGGGCGTTGCCGGTTATGCTGCGGACTTTATCGCCCGAGAGGTCCATAACGCCGAGGTTTTCGCGCCTTGTGAGGTTGAGGGGGCCGTGGCGGCTTTGGAACGGCTATCCCTGAAGGTGGCCCCACGGGAGGACTTCGTTCGGTGCTTCTCTAGGCGGAAGATCATGCAGGACATGGCACATGATGTGCTGGGCTGCATGTCTGGCGAGAGTTCGGTGCCTGAAGACTCGATGAAAGAAAATACTTAA
- a CDS encoding glycosyltransferase, protein MLAPVHRSWGNRVVRECVSLVEAGYRVTALVRCEHAHSIDGVQFIPAPSYRNRLQRFLRIPQVLFAALREKADVYHLHNPDMIPVALALKLLGKKVIYDTHEDYSQRLLIRSWLPRPLRRTLSFLISRAERGLSRWVDATLVTQEQQLVDFPRRCHLLRNAPSISEEMRQRSTTLAAHIDRRAGEYRLIYAGGISKTRGLYNMLAALDILNSRGLPVRLWLLGPDLENCLSAAVKHPGWSYVDYLRLQSHEAVFAHMARADIGLAMLEDVGDHAAALPSKLFEYMAWGLPFVASDFPLWREFTGEHAGLWVRPGSPELLAEQLSAILPDAPRRQSMGEGAAEFIGQFTWLQEQEVLLKLYAQIVEGRCKS, encoded by the coding sequence ATGCTGGCTCCCGTCCATCGATCCTGGGGCAATCGGGTGGTGCGCGAGTGTGTATCTCTGGTCGAAGCGGGGTATCGGGTCACTGCGCTGGTGCGCTGCGAGCATGCACACAGTATTGATGGTGTGCAATTCATTCCAGCGCCCTCGTATCGCAATCGCCTGCAGCGCTTTCTGAGGATTCCGCAAGTCTTGTTCGCTGCGCTACGCGAGAAGGCCGATGTCTATCACCTGCACAATCCGGACATGATTCCGGTAGCGCTGGCCCTCAAGCTGTTGGGCAAGAAGGTGATCTACGACACCCATGAGGATTATTCACAGCGTCTGCTGATTCGCAGCTGGCTGCCGCGACCACTGCGCCGAACACTGAGTTTTCTGATTTCCCGCGCCGAGCGTGGGTTGAGTCGCTGGGTCGATGCCACGCTGGTTACCCAGGAGCAACAACTGGTCGATTTCCCTCGGCGGTGCCACTTGTTGCGCAATGCCCCGTCTATAAGCGAAGAAATGCGGCAGAGATCTACCACCCTGGCGGCTCACATCGACCGTCGAGCCGGCGAGTACCGCCTTATCTATGCGGGGGGCATCTCCAAGACTCGTGGGCTATACAACATGCTTGCCGCGTTGGACATCCTGAATAGCCGCGGATTACCAGTAAGGCTCTGGCTCCTGGGCCCCGATCTTGAAAATTGCCTAAGCGCGGCAGTCAAACACCCGGGCTGGTCCTATGTGGACTACTTGAGGTTGCAATCGCACGAAGCGGTATTTGCCCATATGGCTCGCGCCGATATCGGCCTGGCCATGCTCGAGGATGTTGGCGATCATGCCGCAGCGCTCCCCAGCAAACTATTTGAATACATGGCCTGGGGACTGCCTTTTGTCGCCAGCGACTTTCCCTTATGGCGCGAGTTCACGGGAGAGCACGCTGGGCTTTGGGTTAGGCCTGGTAGCCCTGAATTACTGGCAGAGCAATTATCCGCGATATTGCCAGATGCTCCGCGTCGACAAAGCATGGGCGAGGGGGCTGCCGAATTCATTGGCCAGTTCACCTGGCTACAAGAACAGGAAGTGCTCCTGAAGCTCTATGCGCAAATTGTGGAAGGCAGGTGCAAAAGCTGA